Part of the Quercus lobata isolate SW786 chromosome 6, ValleyOak3.0 Primary Assembly, whole genome shotgun sequence genome, gactaaattggcattcaatataaaagttaaagattaaatatgtagtttactctagatcttaaaacaaacaaaacaagtaaacCAGCAAAATAGCAAGTTATCGATCTTCTTAAGTGCACATGTTCCTgttgcatttaaaataatagtaaagttagattacttagaaagataaactaaataaaaaaaaagatttaaaaataaatataacatattaagtaaagaagaataagtgaatattttgtaagaattacacctcaatctcaatctactcAATGTTGGTAGTAGATTCAGCACTGCAAATATCCATACATGCAAATTGTAACTCAAGTTGGCCAATTTTATCAGTATCTTCATCTACAAtgcaatattttaatataacttaATATACCATGAAAGCAAgtcaataaagaattaaaattgtataattatgactataaaaaaattaaattacttcAAATCCATATAGTCAACTTTTAGTACATAATGTAGCTTCCACATTCTCAAGTAAAAGACATGATCGATACggagtaagaatttttttaccattgcTAGAACTTAATTCAGAAGCAACAGTGGTTATCGGAATGCTTATGAAATCTTGTGCCATTAAAGAGAGCTCTGAAAACTGATTATAATGCTCTTTCCACCAAGAGAGAACTTCTAActttgaattttgctttttgttaAGTTTAGACTCTTTTAAATACAAGTCCAactgagatttttttgttttgacacCACGACCACTTTCATAATGGTCAAATTtctaatcattaaaaaaaaattgtaataaaaaataatatcacaCAACATTAcaatcattattattaaaaaaatatagcacaacatatacaaaataaaatgccaTTCACTTGCATCATCTTCCTCACCTTCAGCTGAATcctgaatgagattttttttttttttaacggtTTTCTTGACTACTGATGAGTGATGACTCTTCACTTCTTGACAGCCTTGGCTGGCCCTTGTCTTGTCTCTTGTATAAGTTGTAACGTGTTGTAGGCGGATTCACATCCAGTGCAATACCTCAAATCCCAGCCACCCATTTAATCCAATGTCTTCTTATTTTGACACCTCACCAGGACACGCTGGCAATCCGTGTACTCACCCAAACTTTCATTTCAGcttcttatttttgaatttcactgacCCTCTCTCccatttttgaatttcacttaagactctttctcctctctctcaataCCTCCGAGCTCTATCCGTCACTCTCCACTCTCTCAACCCCGACTGCGCCTCCACCACTCTCTCAACATTCACGCTTGCTCTCTGCCTCTCCGTCAACCCCGTCTTCACCGCTTCCCGCATACCCACATCAGACCCATgagcaaaaacaaagaaaaaatggcGGCTCACCATCAGAGATCCTGACCCCCAAACACGCACACCCTTTTTAGACCCAGATCAGAGAAAGTAAGGGTTGGGGTTTGGGGAGAATCGGGTTAGGGTTTGATGCTTTTTCATGTTAGATCTATGTAGGGAtatgagattgagagagaaagaaagagagtttgGTCGAAGGAGACAAGAAGCCACCATCGGAGGTGGTGGTTGTGATGAAAATTATCCTTGCCGATTTGGGCGGGCTTGTTTCAGAGAGAGACCACCACTCGGTAgggttttcttttatctctattatttttaataaactctgttttcttttatctctattttttaattctgttttctgttttttggtttttagcttAGGAATTGAAATCAAGTCTTATATTGCTTgcaatttttgtcaattgttTAAAAATGCTTGATACAAAAATAGTGATTGTGGAATTAAAAATGCTTTCTCTGGCATTAAAATCTACCAACGTGATACAAAAACAGTATATTAGAACTGTACATCTTTTTCTCATTGGGGCTGAATTTAGTtctgttctctcttttttggggTTTTAGCTTAGGAATTGAAATCAAGTCTTAATTctgttattattgttattgtggttgttgttgttgttgttgttgttgttggaacACCTGGAAAAATATTGGCTCTGGCAAGGGATAAAGATCTTGGATTGAAGAATGTGAGGCATTTTATTCTTGATGAGTGTGATAAGATGCTAGAATCACTGGGTATGGTCTTCTTATTCTTCTGCCTTTTATCCCCTTGTTTATGTGAATTAGTTCTGAAATGTGATACTTTGCAATTCTCTTGTTCTCTTTACAGTGTATTGCATTGTTTGcgataataattttcttattttaagcCTTCTGTTGTCCATGTTCTTGTATGTTTTACAGACATGAGGAGAGATGTGCAGGTGATCTTCAAGATGACTCCTCATGACAAGCAAGCTATGATGTTTTCAGCAACTCTCAGTAAAGAGATCCGCCCTGTTTGCAAACAATTTATGCAAGAGGTGTGATAAGGCATCATAAAGTTATGATATTCTTTGTATTTATAAATGTCATGTCATTGCCTTGTTGGTTGTGTCAATTGTGCGGTTTTGTGGCTTAGGTTTCAATTTGTCATGCAAGGGAATGAATTTGTAGTTGTAGTACTagcaatatttttagtttttcctaCTTCTAGTCTGAACTTTTCTTTGGGCGTAACCATTTCTCTTGATCCTTTTGGTTATATATGGTTGGGTGATTGTGTTTGTGGGGCCTTGGTGAGGATATTGGTTCCACTTCTTATTTCTTGGGTAGGAGCTGGATGTTTCTACTATTTGAGAGATGAGTAAGTTCAATCAATACATCGTAGTTCCATAAGGATTGACTTTTTGGATTGCCAGTTATTTGTTTATCtattgtttttgagttttggttgcTGTAGAAGATGGTATTTTGATGCACTTTATATTGACACTCGTTTTTTTCAGCCAATGgaaatttatgttgatgatgaGACCAAGTTGACTCTTCACGGTCTTGTACAGGGTATCTtcgatgcttttttttttttttttttttttttttataatttttgcaatatttttgtTTCATCAGTTGACTGTCTCTTGCTGATTCAACTAATGCACATTTTCATTGTCTCTCTGTGCAGCACTACATTTTATTGGACGAGGCAGAGAAAAACCGCAAATTGAATGACCTTCTTGATGCATTGGACTTCAATCAGGTTGTCATTTTTGTCAAGAGTGTGACCAGAGCTGCTGAGCTGAACAAGTTACTTACGAGTGGGACCAGAGCTGCTGAGTTGAACAAGTTACTTTGTTCatgatttttacttttatttttcatatttttattgtatGGGGAAAACACTTAGATGGCTGAGTTTTTTGCTTTGTCAAGTTAAGATTAACAGACAAAATCGTGTAATATTTTCCACACAAAGGTgatataaatatgtattttactTTCTATTTGTTCCACTATTTGTTCCTTACAGACCTTGATTTGGTACATACCAGTACTTGAATGTCTCCAAAACATCTTGTCCTCCTTAAAAAAACAAGGAGGGGTGGTATAGATTTATAATAATGCTGGGATTCCAGTTATTAGTGAACGACTCAACAAAGTCAGCCACAGTTTTCAAATTTGAGCCAACAACTCCCTGATATTTAGAAGTGCTAGGGAACCAAGCTGGGTGGTAAAGTTATGCTCAAACTTGTTCCTATCATCCACCAACCTTGATGTGTTGATGGATTGTTGTAAATGATATTCTTCCAAGTCTAACATTGGTGAGGGTTGGGTTTGCAGTCCTGGAGAGGATTTTCAGGGAAGTATTTAGCTAACAAGGAGTTGGGATGGTAAACCATTCACCAAAATTACACAATTCCAAGAAGTATTTAGACCACCTGAACGTGCGCCAAGCTCCACAATTCCTCATTCTCATCCTGTGCTTTTCCTCTGtctttatctctttcatttttttttttcttttacacaCGACAGAATGAGACACTCAATAGCACCAAATCTAATATGAAATTGGAAATCTCTCATTCATTCTAGCATGTACTAACAAATTTAGGGAACAAAAGTTAGGGTATGAAGAGAcattgcatttaaaaatattaatcacttgcatatataattaatatttaactagAAGTTACTCAAACATGCACTTGTACAATCTAACATATTTAACATGTTTGACTAACTTTTTTAGTTacaaaaattatccaaaaaatttgCTACATGTGCAATCAGTTGTCTAAATAAGTTAGATTTGCTATCCAAGAAACTGTCCAAGGCAAAGCTGTCCACTGTGCAATATGCTACCATGTCCACTGTGCAATATACTATCAAACAAACTGTCCAAAAAATGTTATCCATCATACTGCAAAATCAATATTAGCCTgaaaatatgtcaaaaaaatcaagttaCATTTTAAACTTGAacaaacataagaaaatttcACTATAATTGAACTTAccatttattagttttttacaTACCAAAAAAGTGTTGTGTTTCCAACATCCTTTGTGTTTCCAACATCCAAGAAGTATTTATACTTTCCAGTTTCTCGCACTAATGAAACATACAGCTTTACAGGACAATTAGTCCTTGTATCGTCTCGGTTACGAGTGCGAATCATATCTTCTTTTTCTGAACCTCGAATGCCCTGCTTTGCACATACAAATCCCCTTGATGTTATCTTTCCATCCTTCTTACTTTTATTTATGTAATTCTTTCTAACATCAAAGCCCATTTGCCTTccatattttagccaaaattccCATGCATCTTCTAATGTATCAAATTCCATACCAGCTCTAGGACTCAAATCTTCATTGTCATCCATGACTCTAGGACTCAAATCTTCATTGGCATCCATGACACTATGCAATGAATTAAACAATACTCTTATAATTAACAAACAAATGTACAAAATATCAACTattataaaaatagaagaatgaatgtttttcattaaaaatcaaAGCTGAAAATTTTTGTACAAATATTGTGTTtatcatatataagaattacaaCAAACCAATATATGATCATGAGAGATGATGACCCTAATTGGGTAGTTtcaagctaaatttttttaagaaactgtTAACTGTGTATCATGACAAACtttcaattatcaaaattttctatccctatgacaattaaatttttatcaCTATATTTTGACTGCAAACTTGAAAGGCAAAGATCAAAACACTATAGTTTAAATACAATGAGGACCTAAAAGCATAGAATTCATGAAGAAAACCAAAGGATAGAAACTTATATAGGACAAggaaacaatgaaaaacacattAACAATTCACAAGTGATACTTCAAATTAGAATGTAAAAGACATCAGTAAAGTTATTGAGGACGATTTGTATTCATTGATCTTTGAGAGAGAATAAAGTCATAAATGATaagattttgatttattttgataagaCCTCTACTGGTGGGACAAACAGAATTACTAAAATCGtctaaaaatcttaaaagaCTTAAAAGGAGGTCATTTCAGGGCTAGTTGGAAGCAAAGCAATTCTGGTATCAGGGGTTCAATGTAGCCATTGAGTACTGACACTAACCTACATGGTCATTGACTCATGTACAATTTCCACCCTAACCCAcaattatttttgcaatatCAACACCTTAATTCAAGATTAACTTGTAATGCCCATCCCAATATCTAATACCAgtattaaaatgcaaaatttagtAAAGGCCCACTTGGGTGAACATTGGTATCAAAAAGTAACTTTTTTCAACTCAAATTATATTTTGCCTAAATATTCCAATGGATAGGGagatttaaccaaaaataaaaatgatgattTTCTTTTGGCTATAAGAAATAACAAATACATATCTTGGGCAAGATTAGAAAGTCAGCTCATTAAGGAAAAGAATAAAGAGTATGCctttcaaagaagaagaagaaaacaaaacccGGTATTTGAGTTGCTAAACTCACCGAGTGGAAAGGGCGAGTCCTAGATCGAGATTGAAGCGTGCATGGTGGAAAGAAGCAGAGGAGTTTGAGGTTGTTCTTCTGACTTCTATCTTTCTGTGTTCTGTTCTTGTCTTGCTCGATCTTCTTCTATGTTGGGGATGGACCCGTGGTGACTATCACAAAGGCATTTGGCTTCAGAGAGACCTCCACTCCATGAGAGTTGGGACTTGGGACAGCTTCAAACACGAGATAGAGGGAGTGTGAGTGTTAGGGGGTTTGGTTTCAAATGCTAAGTTTCAGTGTTTGGGTATGAGCTGGGTCTGCTGTGACAATGGATTGAAGGAGAGGCAGAGAATGGGTTGAAGGAGAGGCAGAGACGGCAGCTGCGCAggggagagaggaaaaaaatttgattttctgtTTGGTTACTCAAGACTTTTACCAGAACATTGGGCGGGCTGAATACAGTGGGCGGGCTGTGAAATATTTTAAGGGTaaaattgtctttttattatttggtGAGGTGTCAAAATAAGAAGACATTGGATTAAATGGGTGGTTGGGATTTGAGGTATTGCACACCgtgcaataccctaggtattgcacTGGATGTGAATCCGTTGTAGGCAAGGCAAGCACAGAAGCTAGGCAGCCTAGGCTAGCTAGCTCTTATGTGtacttttgatgatttttttttttgcttggtggtacttttgatgaattaaatagttattttttataatatattaattagttttgaTACTCTGTGCTTTATGCACTAGTATCAAAAcgtaattaaaatatatttttagtgaaTATTTTTAATGGGTTGGGTTATGGGTTATACAAGAGTTGGGTCGGATTGATCTGTGAAAAAATCGCGTCAGGTTATGAGTTAATTCATTTTTGTTTcaagtcaaaaaaattaagttcGGATTAGATATTTTTTGGGTAGGGTGAGGTCAGAAAATTCTAACCCGTGTATTCTTAGGGTGGCTAA contains:
- the LOC115995387 gene encoding DEAD-box ATP-dependent RNA helicase 56-like isoform X1; translation: MLDLCRDMRLREKEREFGRRRQEATIGGGGCDENYPCRFGRACFRERPPLDMRRDVQVIFKMTPHDKQAMMFSATLSKEIRPVCKQFMQEPMEIYVDDETKLTLHGLVQALHFIGRGREKPQIE
- the LOC115993626 gene encoding protein FAR1-RELATED SEQUENCE 7-like, which codes for MDANEDLSPRVMDDNEDLSPRAGMEFDTLEDAWEFWLKYGRQMGFDVRKNYINKSKKDGKITSRGFVCAKQGIRGSEKEDMIRTRNRDDTRTNCPVKLYVSLVRETGKYKYFLDVGNTKDVGNTTLFWLILILQYDG
- the LOC115995387 gene encoding DEAD-box ATP-dependent RNA helicase 56-like isoform X2; translation: MLESLDMRRDVQVIFKMTPHDKQAMMFSATLSKEIRPVCKQFMQEPMEIYVDDETKLTLHGLVQALHFIGRGREKPQIE